Within the Candidatus Nitrospira nitrificans genome, the region CAGCACGGCAAGCACCGTCAGATTTGCTTGCCCTTGGTCGCGATGGTCCCCCATACGGTGGAGATCATACGAACGTGAAGGAGGGGCCGTCAATGAATCGCCTTTGAGACAGCTTCAGTTATGGGAATAATGCTCAGGTAATGTTCGCCGCAGCGGCCATAATTGACTTGCGATTATTGTGGTAGTCATACTCACCCTGCAATCCTCCTAGTTAGGCTCAGAAGACTATGGAGAATCAACCTCAGAACAGCGCCATACGACGTGTTATGGTGGGCACTGATCGTTCGAAAACGGCTGATCAGGCCGTCTTATGGGCCGCTCAGTTCGCTGAACGCTACGGTGCAGAACTGTTCGTCGTGCAGGTCATCCTGCCCCAGCATCCTTCCACCACCGAATTCGGCGCAGCAGAACACACCAGAGCTGCCGTTGCCAACGACGAACTGGGAAATTTCGTGAGACAGATCGCCGGAGAGCGCGGACATTCCGTCGCCGTCATCGATCGTGATCCGGCCTCGGCCATCCTCCACGCCGCTGAGCAGGAAGCAATCGATGTCTTAGTCGTGGGTAATTCCGGAATGGCCGGACGAAAGGAATTTCTGCTCGGCAATGTGCCGAATCGTATCAGTCATAATTCGCGGTGCACGGTCATCATCGTGAATACCCGGTCAGCAGCAGCGGGACCCGGCGCGGAATTTCTACATGCTTCCAAACCATCGGTTGAATCCTCAGTCTCTCCCCCACATTTGGGAGCCCGAGCCGCGCACATCGCCACCGTGATGGCGAAACATGGCCTGAAAGAACTGTTTGGCCGACCGGAGATATCGAATGCTTCCATTCGCCGCCAGCAAGCTCAGCGCCTACGGGCCGCGCTGGAGGAACTCGGGCCGACTTTCTCGAAGCTTGGACAAGTATTGTCGACGCGGCCGGACCTGCTCCCCCCGGAATACATCGAAGAACTGGCCATGTTGCAAAATCATGTCCCTCCTATGCCCGAGAGCGAGGTTGTTCAAGTCGCCGAACAAGAATTACGGGTGCCGTGGGAAGACGTGTTCGAATCCATCGACTCCAAACCGCTCGCGGCTGGGACCATCGCCCAAGTCCACCGCGCCACACTCGAGACCGGTGATCGGGTGGTCATCAAAGTTCAACGACCCACTGCCAGAGCCGAAATTGAACAGGATCTTGGCCTGCTCGAAATATTCGCGCAGAAGGTCGGGCAACGACCTGCTCTCAATCAAGTGATAAATATGGAGGCCGTGTTTCAGCACCTTTCCACGTCGCTTCACCGGGAACTGGACTTTCATCAAGAAATCGGCAACATCGATCGGATGCGGACGGTTCTCGCGGACTATGATCATCTCGCTGTACCCTCCGTGCACCACAAGCTGTCGACATCTCGCCTGTTGGTGATGGAAGAGATTCAAGGTGTTCCGATTGCACAGGCTCCCGAAAGTCCGGAGCGTATCGAAGCCGCCCGCCAGCTCTTGGAAAGTTACTACAAACAAATCATGGTCGACGGTTTCTTCCATGCCGATCCCCACCCAGGTAACCTCATGTGGTGGAACGATCGCATCTACATTCTCGATTTCGGGATGGTAGGCGCCGTAGATGCCAATGTACGGGAGCATCTCTTGTTATTGTTGATGGCGCTGTGGAAGGAGGACGTTGATTTCCTCAGTGATGTCACCCTGATGATGACAGGTTCTCTCGATCGCAGCGATCTGGACATCCCCCTGTTCAAACGTGAAATCGGTGAAATCATGGCAAAATACCGCAAGGCGGCTCTGGTTGAGATGCAGATCGGGCCGCTGCTTCAAGAAATGAGCGCGATCGGCTTTCGCCATGGAGTGCCGCTGCCGGCCTCGCTCACGCTTGCCGCCAAGGCCCTCGCCCAAGTACAGTTGGCAACGGCGAATCTAGATCCAAAACTCGATCCGTATGAGGTGGCGGGCAAGTTCTTGATGCGCGTGACGGTCAAGCGGATGGGTGCTGCTCTCGATCCTAAAACCCTATTGTATCAGTCGCAGAAGTTGAAAGTACGAGCTGAACGGGTGGTCGAAGCCATCGAGCACCTTATCGGTGCCCGTCCTGGTCAAAAGCTTGTCGTCAATTTTCGGGCTAATTCGCTCGAGGAGATAGTCCGCCGTACAGGCCGGCGGCTTACCTTGGGCCTAACTGCTGCGGCAAGCATTCTCGCCAGCGGGTTTACTGCTACCTCGGCAACAGCTGCTGAGTGGATTCCAGTGACGTTCGGGGTCGTCGCCGGGCTGCTGATTGTAGGGCTGTTCCTCGATTTGATATGGGAACGCTAACGAGCGCGCTGCGCACCATGCGTTGGTCTCAAAATTTCGTTCCGCCGCGCTTGATTGAACGGAGGATCACCCTCTCGAGCAGATACGCGATCACCGTCATTCCTACGGAGATGAAGCGATACTCTATTTGCCGCATGAAAGATCGATGAAGATTCTCCGTCGAGCCGTTGATCATATGGTTATTATCAATGAAGGCACCGCCGTCCGCAAGAGAGGCGGAGCCCTGCCCCAGCGCCTCATCGGTCCGCGCTCGAGCACGTGCGGCCGGTGTTGATCATGGATGATCGCGTATCCGCATGGCTGGAGAGTCTGGGACTTGATTGCTACCGAGAAGCGTTTCAGCAGAATGCTATTACGTGGGATGTTTTGTCCGAATTGAAGGACGATGATTTGACCTCGTTGGGCATTTTATTGGGCCACAGGAAAAGGCTCTTGCGCGCCATCGCACAATTGTCGCAAAGCGGTGAAGGGGATCATGCGGCCGCTCTGGCCATTCCCACCGCTCATACGATAGCGTCGCCCTCTTCCAATCGGGATCAAGCTGAGCGACGGCAATTGACCGTGATGTTTTGTGATCTTGTCGGATCGACAGCGCTGGCTCGTCGGTTGGATCCTGAAGATCTTCAAGAGATTATCAAGCGATTTTTGGACGACTGTGGTCAAGCCATCGGTCGATTCAACGGCTATATCGCAAAATATATGGGTGACGGACTCTTGGTGTATTTTGGGTACCCTCATGCCCATGAACACGATACAGAACGAGCGGTCCATGCCGGACTAGCCATACTGGAATTAGTCAAAGCCTGTCCCCCCGATCATCCGTCATCTCAAGAACCGGAAATTGCGGTACGAGTCGGAATTGCGACAGGTCACGTCATCGTCGGGGAAATTATCGGACAAGCGGCTGCCAAAGAACGGTCGGTGTTCGGCGAAACTCCGAATCTGGCCGCCCGCCTTCAGGGACTGGCCGCGCCAAATCAATTAGTCATTGATTCCGTGACGAAACGTCTGGTCGGGAGTGAGTTCGAGTGCGCGGATCATGGCACTTTTTCTCTTAAAGGATTCGACACACCCGTTCAGGTCTGGAGAGTGCTCTCGAGTAAACCATCGACGAGCCGGTTCGAGTCGTATCGATCCGGACGATTAGCCAACTTCATCGGCAGAGAGCAGGAAACGGCACTTCTTTTGGGTCGCTGGCGGGAAACTGTCGGCGGTGAAGGGCAAGTGGTTCTTCTTTGCGGTGAGGCAGGCATCGGCAAATCGCGACTGATTCGACATCTGCGTGATCAACTTGCCCAGGACCATTACGAGGCGATCCAATCTCAGTGCTCACCGCATCATATCAATACAGCGCTCTATCCCGTGATTACGTATCTGCGGCAGGCAGCGGGACTGGCCAGTGAGGACAGCATCCCCACGCAACTGCATAAGCTTGACACTCTGGTGGTCGACAGAGGGCTCGGCGACCGCGTCACGGTTGCCTTGCTCGCGGAGCTGCTCTCGATCCGAGGAGACGAACGGCACCGGCTGTCGAACGTGTCGTCCGACAAACGCAAGGACATGACCCTGGAAGCGCTCGTGCAGTATCTGCAAAGGCTGGCGGATCGCTCCCCTGTGTTGCTCATCGTGGAGGATGCGCATTGGCTTGATCCAACCACGCTGGACCTCTTGACGAGAGTCATCGATCGGATCAGGCAGATGCGCGTGTTGTTGCTGATCACCTTTCGGCCGGACTTCAGGCCGGTTTGGGCGGAATACAGTCACGTCACGTTTCTGACGTTGAGTCGGTTTCCGCGCCGACAGACCGCTGAGCTGATTGCCGCGATGACCAGAGGAAAGATGCTGCCGCAGGAGGTTCAGCAGGCGATTCTGGCAAAGACCGACGGGATACCGCTGTATATCGAAGAGTTGACTGAGAACCTGCTGGAGACCGGATTACTGGCCGAGGGAACCGACGCATTTACCCTGAAGGCGCCGTTAAAGGAAATGGTCATTCCTGACAGTCTACAGGCGTTGCTTATGGAACGGGTGGATCGATTAGGGCCGGTTAAGGAGATTGTTCAGATCGGAGCAGCCATCGGACGCGAATTCACCTATGAGCTGCTACGGGGAACCGTCGACGTAACGGACAGCCAGCTCAACAGCGCACTTGATCTGTTTGTCTCTTCAGGGCTTATTCGGCAAGAAGGTGAGGGATCGCTGTCGCGGTATCGTTTCAAGCATATGCTTGTGCAGGAAGCGGCTTACAACACGCTCCCCAAGAAATCTCGCCGACTCCTCCATGCCCGCATTGCCAAAACACTGGAAGAACAGTTCGCCGAGCGCGTGCAGTTGGAACCGGAACTCCTGGCCTACCATTTTGAGCAGGCAGGCTTGACCCGTCCGGCCGTCACGTATTGGCGTCTCGCCGCCCAACGAGACGCAGATCGGTCGGCCAATGTCGAAGCGCTGAACCATTTCAATAGCGCATTGACGTTGCTGAACGATTTGCCGGAAGGTACGGAGCGTGATGCATTGGAATTGGAGCTTCTCATCGCGCGCGGAGCCCCCATGGTGACGGTGAAAGGATATGCCTCTCAGGAGATCGAGCGTAATTATCTAAGGGCAAGAGAACTCTCCCAGGAAAGTAGCGGTTCCGAACATCGCTTTCTCGCTGTTTGGGGGCTGTGGGTCTTCCATCTGGTCAGGGGACCTCTCGCAACAGCCTGTGACTTGGCCGAACATCTCTTATCTCTCGCGAAGCTCGAGCAAAATCCCGATATGCTGATTCGGGCTCATGAGAGTGTCGGGTCGACCTATCTCTTCCTCGGCCGCTTTGATGAAGCCAAAGCCCATTTGCTTGCCGCAAAATCCCTGTATGATCCTGCGAGACACCGCTCACAGCCTCTACCCTACACCCAAGATCCCGGTATCACCGCGCGAATCATGTTGGCGAGAATCTTGTGGATCTTGGGAGAGCTTGATCAGGTCGAAACGCTGCTGATAGAGGCCATCGCCATGGCAAGGGAGTTGGAACATCCGTTCACCATAGCCTTTACATTAGCGACCGCTTCATGGGTCTATTCGACTCTCCACGACACCCATAGAACGCTCAGCTTGACCGAAGAAGCAATCGAGCTGTCCACCAAGTATTCATTTGAAGTGCCTTTGGCATGGGCGATGTCTTGTCAAGGCTGGGCTCTGGCCGAACAGGGAAAGGAAAAAGGAATTGAACGGTTAGTGGAAGGACTCTCCGCTGCGCGGAGAGCCAAAGCGAGTCTCAACAACACCCATACCTTGGCGCTCCTTGCCGAGAACCATTTACGGAACCAACAGATAGCGGACGGTTTACTCGCCATCCAGCAGGCACAGGAGCTGGCCGCCACTCAGGGAGAGCTATGCTGGCAGGCCGAACTGCTTCGGCTGAAAGGCGAACTCTTACTGGCGCAATCCGATCAATCAATCTTTGCGGCAGAGCAGTGTTTTTCCGAAGCCTTGACGATCGCTCAGGACCAGCATGCAAGAATGTTAGAACTCCGAGCCGCAACGAGTATGGCGAGGCTGTTGAGAAAACTGAACAAGCCGGATATTGCCAAACGCCTCTTGAGTTCTGTCCGCTCCAGGGTTGGCACACAAGGTGCCAACCCTGACTTGCTGGAAGCCCAAACAATCCTTGATCAACTGAGCGTAGCTCCTTAAATCCGTGGCTGACATGTCCGCACTATGCGTCTGACCATACTCGGTTCCGGAACCAACGTGCATCCCACGCGAGCGGCGGCCGGGTATCTTGTGCGCACAGACCAGCATCTTGTCTTGGATTTCGGTCCCCGCACCTTGATGAACCTGATCAAAACCGGGGTGAACCGGCATCGGATCACGCACATCCTATTTTCCCATTTTCACGCGGACCACTTTTCCGATTTCATCACCTTCTTTTTCGATGCGGTCATTTATGCCAAATACGGAGGAGGACATCGCCCAGGGATGACGCTGATCGGACCGAAGGGGACGATCCTCCTCCTCCGGTCGATCATGCAGAGTTTTCCTAGTTTTTCATCGGCGCCGTTCCGCGTGACCTTCCGCGAGGTATCCGGCAAGCCCTTCATGATCGGAGAGACCCGTATCGTTCCCAAGCCGGTCGTCCACGTGCCAGATCTCTCGTCCGTCGCCTATCGGATCGAGTATCGGGGGAAGGCGATCGTGTATTCTGGAGATACGCAATATTGTGATGCGCTCGTCCGACTGTGCGCGGATGCCGACCTGGCCGTGCTCGATTGTTCGTTCCCCGCCAACCGTCCAGGGCCAGCCCATCTGCATGCCGGACAGTGCGGTCAGGTGGCAAAGGAGGCCGGGGTGGGCCAACTCGTCCTCTCGCATTTTTATCCCATTGCCGATCGATACGATGTCAAAGCACAGGCAGCGGAGTTGCATGGAGGCAAGATTTGGAAAGGAAAAGACTTGCTAACCCTTCGAGTCTAGCCTCGCGCACTGCGGCAAACTCGGTTGATGCAGGATACTAAAGTCCTTCTTCGCGGGGAGCCCCGCCGAGGATCTCGATGAATTTGGTCAAGCGGGAGGTTTTTCCACCGTCCCCCGACTTGGAGTAGATGGCCAAGAGGTTTTTGATCATGCGAGACAGAATCGCCCGAACCGGGCTTTTTTGCAGGTACTGATCGTCGAACCCATAGCCGGCCTCGGTCAGAAAACGGGCGCAGTTTTTTTCGGTCAGCAAGGCCCCACCGTTGAAACAGTCGATGAAAATCTTGTACCGATCGGACTCGTACTTCACTAAGAAATGCCCCGGCATGCCGACGCCGAACAGGGGGAGCGCCAAACGTTGTCCGATCAAGAGATAGATGGCCGATAGACTGATGGGGATGCCGACCCGCCGATCCATCACGCAATTGATGTAGCTGTTCTCAACCTCGTAATAGTTTTTAGTATTTCCCTTAAACCCTTGCTCGGTAAACAGGTATCGGTTGAGCGCGTTGACGGCTTCTTCACCGGACGCTCGATAGCCGATCCGTGCTCGAACTTCGTCTGCCATCGTATCGAGTTGTTCACGATAGCGACCGACATCGAGCGCGGGATAGGCATAGCGCGCGATGAGAAAGGCGCCGGCTTCGAGGGGCATGGCGTCGTCCGCGAGGGTCGTCAGGCTCGTCAGTTCATCGGCCAGCTTGCTTCCTCGGATTTCCTCGAGGACGGACGCGATCCGGTCGGCCATTTCCGGTTGCTCGATTTCCGCTTCCTGGAGAAGCGGAACGGCCGACGGGCCGATATCGATGAGTCTCCCGCTGATGGTGCGGACAATTCGGTCGTCCTCATCGGACAGCAGGCGAATCAGGGCACGAATTTGATTGTCCGGCATCATCTCCTACGACTCTCCGTCGCGCACAGGCTGACGTCTGGGGGTATTGAGTAATGATCCGATGGATTCCGTCGTCAGTCAAGCGGTCCAGTGGTTCATCATGAGATTACCCCATCGCACGGCGGAATGCCTTGGCCCCGCCGTACAGACACAAGGCATCGAACACAAGCATGACCAAAACCACCATGCCCACGTGCGGCAACGCTTCCGTCCAGCCGGACAGAATCAACGGTCGCACGGCATCGATCGCCCAGGTCATCGGGTTGAATTGCGCCAGAAAGCTCATCCAGCCCGGCATCGCCGTCAACGGCACCAACGCGGAGCTGAGGAAGATCATCGGCAGCGAAAGAAATCCCAATACGGAAAAGAAATCACCGTGACTTTTCACGGAGAAGGCCATTGCCATGGAGATGGCCGTCAGGCCGACACCGAACATCATGCCGATCAGCAAGATCGTCGCCACGCCGAGAAGGCCTGTCGCCGGTTGCACACCGAAGAGATACGCCACGCCGAGAATCACGAGGACCTGCATCGACGTGATCGCCATCACGAAGATAAAGCGGCTCAGGATGACGGAAGTTCGATGGATCGGCGTGGACATCAACCGCTCGAGGAACCCGTTTTCCTTGTCGAACAGCAGATCGACCCCGCCGGCCAAGCCGTTGTTCAGGACCGTCATCACGACGACGCCGGCCGCGAGGAAACTGATGTAATTGGGAGCCTGCATGACCTCGGTGTCCGCGGCTCGCTGAAACAGGTTGCCGAAGAAGATGAGCCAGAACAGCATCGGCTGCACCAAGGTGAACAGCATGCTGAATTTTTCCCGGCTCAACCGTCGAACCCACCGCATCGTCAACGCGCTGATCTCTTGCCAATAGTCTTTCATGACGTGAAACGTGAAACGTGAAACGCGAAACGAAAAGCCCGGAGAGGGCAGGGCCTCTTGGAGCCTTTTGACGACGTTTGACGCTTGACGGTTACTCCTCCTTCTGAATTTCGTCCTGAATGCGGCGCCCGGTATGTGCGATAAACACATCGTCTAAGCGCGGACGGTTATATTGAATAAACTCGATGCCGCAACCTAATCGATTGGCCGATTCGAGAATGGTGGGCAAGGCTTTTTCCGGAGATTCCACTCTGATATCCAAGCCCTTGGCGGTCGCCCTCACGGTCTTAATCGCCGGACGGCCGGTGAGGTCCGACTCCAACGACCGGATCCGATCCGTCTCTTTCAGCGTGAGCGACACGATATCCCCACCGAGGGCGATTTTGAGCTCGACCGGCGAGCCCAGCGTTTTGATCTTGCCTCCGTCGATGATCGCAAGTCGATCGCAGAGTTGATCGGCCTCATCCAGATAGTTGGTCGTCATCACGACCGTCATCCCCCGGGCTTTGAGCATCCGAATGTATTCCCAAATCCGGAGACGGCTTTGCACGTCGAGGCCGAGCGTGGGCTCGTCGAGAAACAAGATTTTGGGGTCGGGTAACAGCCCGCAGGCAATATCGAGCTTGCGTTTCATGCCGCCGGAATAGGTCTTGGCCGCCCGATCCGCATGGGCCTCCAGGTCGACCAGTTTGAGCAGCTCGGCAATGCGTTTGGCCGCTTCTTCTTTCGTCAGATGATAGAGCGCGCCCAGCAATTGCAAATGTTCGCGTCCCGTGAGGAACCGGTCGATCGCCCGTTCTTGAGGCACGTATCCGATGACGGTGCGAACCTTGTCCGCATCGCGCACCGTATCGTACCCCATGACCGTCGCCGTGCCCGATGTCGGGTGCAGCAATGTGATGAGCGTACGAAGCGTGGTGCTCTTGCCCGCGCCATTCGGTCCCAGCAGGCCGAAAATCTCTCCTGCGTAGACTTGGAACGAGAGGTCATCGACAGCCTTATGGCTGTCATATGTTTTGGTGAGACGACTGACGTTGATTGCGATGGTTCGATCCATTAGTACAAGCCTTTTGTGCCGTGAGGTTCGTGTAGCATGAATTGAACCAGATCGTTCAATCGACGGGCCCGTTGGTGGAGCCCGTCAGCTTCCAGCAAGAATTGTTTTTCCAAGGGGGTACAGTCCAGATAGGTTGAAAGGGTATTGACCAAGACTTCATCACTGACTTCTTCGCGAAAGAATCCTTGCCACGCCGCATTGTCTTCTCTCGCTTGGAGGTACCGTCCGAGCACATCGACCAGCGCTCGCCGGACGCCTTTCGCCAATCCCTCGTTGGAGCACATGGGCGTGATGCGAATCGTCGCTTCGCGATAGGGTTTGTCGAAGTGTTCTTCGGAAATTTCGCACCGTTCGAGCCCTTGCAGCAAGATATTGGAGCGCCCGTCCGGCAAGGGTTGCACACTCACGATGCGCCCGATGCACAGGGCGGGATAGATCGCCGGATTCCCATAGTAGTCCGGTTCCCACCCTTCTTTCAGGAGGGCCATGGCAATGCATTGACCGCCCATCGTCACATCGGCGATCATCTGGCGATAGCGTGGTTCGAAAATGTGAAGCGGCAGGTACGTCCTAGGGAAAAAGACGACGTTGGGTAATGGAAACACCGGAAGGCGCTCGGGAATCGGAAACGGTTCGACATATTTCGACGAATTCCGATCAACCGGCCCTCGCTCACGATCAGTCTGCATGACTCACGATAGCTGAGCCGTGTGAAAATTGTCAACGCCGTTTGCCGGACGACGAGCTGTTAGGAAATGCAAAACACCGCTCTGAGACGGTCGATTGGTTCATGAGCCGGACGCGTGTTATAAACGATGTACGGGAGGGGTTGGGTTCTCATGATCCACTTACGATCGGCTGACGAAACAAGGCGGTGCGCGACAGGCCGGAGATGGATCCTAATGGTAGTCCCTGTCTTGCTGAGCGCGACGCTGTCGACGGCGTTCGGGGCAAGTTCCGCATCCACGCCTTTTCAGCCGGCAACCGCCGGATACCGGTACACGTTCCCGAGAGACCATGGATCGCATCCGACCTATCGAACTGAATGGTGGTACTACACGGGGCATCTGCATTCAAAGAGCGGCCGGTCGTTCGGCTTTGAGTTGACCTTCTTCCGCCGGGGGGTACCGCCGGAAGAAATCAAAACCCTGCCGTCAAAATGGTCCGTGAAGGATTTGTATCTGGCCCATTTTGCCGTGACCGACGTCGATGGAAAGCGGTTTCATTTCTCGGAGAAGTTCAGCCGGGAAGGGTTGGGGAAGGCCGGGGCCGACGAGTCGAGGCTCCGCGTCTGGATCGACGGCTGGCGCGCGGAGGCATCGACGGAACCATCCGCGACACATACATTGGTCGCCCACGATGAAACCCATGCCCTCGCCCTCACACTCCAACCGGCCAAGCCGCTCGTCACCCACGGGGCGGCCGGCATCAGTCGAAAAGGAAAGGATGTAGGGCAAGCCTCGCACTACTATTCGTTTACCAGACTTACGACAACGGGCAGCCTGACGATCCACGGCGAACAGTTCGAGGTGACCGGCCTCGCCTGGATGGACCATGAATTCGGGTCCACCGAACTCGGGGCGGATCAAGTGGGATGGGACTGGTTCAGCATCCAATTGGAGGACGACACTGAACTGATGCTGTATCGGATGCGGCGGAAAGACGGCTCGTCCGATCTGGCTTCCAGCGGGACCGCCGTGTCGCCGAATGGACGCACTCGGCATCTGGAGGTCACCGACTTTCAGATCGAATCGACTGCAACCTGGACCAGCCCTGAGAGCAAGGCCGCGTATCCCAGCCGATGGCGGCTGACATTCCCGGCGCTCGACCTTACGCTGGATGTGACGCCGTTGCTTGCCGACCAGGAATTGCGTACCTCACGCAGTACCAAGGTCTCCTATTGGGAAGGGGCGGTAGCGGTGACCGGCACCAAACAAGGCCGACCGCTGAAAGGCCAGGGCTATGTCGAGCTGACCGGCTATGTCGAGCGCCTCAAGATGTAAGGGGCGCACCGGTTCGGGTTTTCAGCAGCTTTAACGTGTTGCCCGAAAGTTCCGATGTGCTCACGCATCGAATAGAATCACCTGTGGATTTTTGCCACTGGTAAAATCTCTTCGGGAGTTGTCCCAATTTTCTCATAAATTCTTCTGCACTAAAATTTTTCCCAACAGGCAGGCCACGTGCGCGGCGGGTGAGCGCCGGCTTGGCGGAGATCATCACCTGCGAGTGCCGGTTCCTCCCGCTCGAGAAGTCTGCACGAGCCTCCACAACCAAACAAATAGGGCCGATGCGCCGGACTACCTTTAACCAAAGGAGGATGTCATGGATAAGCTCTGGTTGTATGTCGGTGGGATTATTGTCGGAACGGCCGTGATGATTTATGCCGTGCTCACGACGGTGAGTAATACGAATCCTCCGGCCAGTGACTTGAGGGCCGCGTACGAACAGTCGAAGTGATGAGCCGTTGTTGGGTTTGTCGAGAGTGACTCTTCTCGGAGTGCATGGTTCCAGCATCCCACATCACTCGTGCGTGGGCACCGGAGAGTGAGTCTGTGTGTAGGGAGCCTGCCACGCATGGTTAGGCATCACATCATGCGTGGCAGGTTTCACATGGACCGGCATGTCTGGTACGTACAGGAGACTTACATGCCTCTGTAGCGATGACCGGCGTATGTGTGATGTGCGCGTTGCGGTTAGAACGCCATGGCATGAGGCGAATGAGGGGGATGTTCCCCTAGCTCAGTC harbors:
- a CDS encoding SirB1 family protein, producing MMPDNQIRALIRLLSDEDDRIVRTISGRLIDIGPSAVPLLQEAEIEQPEMADRIASVLEEIRGSKLADELTSLTTLADDAMPLEAGAFLIARYAYPALDVGRYREQLDTMADEVRARIGYRASGEEAVNALNRYLFTEQGFKGNTKNYYEVENSYINCVMDRRVGIPISLSAIYLLIGQRLALPLFGVGMPGHFLVKYESDRYKIFIDCFNGGALLTEKNCARFLTEAGYGFDDQYLQKSPVRAILSRMIKNLLAIYSKSGDGGKTSRLTKFIEILGGAPREEGL
- a CDS encoding AarF/UbiB family protein, which gives rise to MVGTDRSKTADQAVLWAAQFAERYGAELFVVQVILPQHPSTTEFGAAEHTRAAVANDELGNFVRQIAGERGHSVAVIDRDPASAILHAAEQEAIDVLVVGNSGMAGRKEFLLGNVPNRISHNSRCTVIIVNTRSAAAGPGAEFLHASKPSVESSVSPPHLGARAAHIATVMAKHGLKELFGRPEISNASIRRQQAQRLRAALEELGPTFSKLGQVLSTRPDLLPPEYIEELAMLQNHVPPMPESEVVQVAEQELRVPWEDVFESIDSKPLAAGTIAQVHRATLETGDRVVIKVQRPTARAEIEQDLGLLEIFAQKVGQRPALNQVINMEAVFQHLSTSLHRELDFHQEIGNIDRMRTVLADYDHLAVPSVHHKLSTSRLLVMEEIQGVPIAQAPESPERIEAARQLLESYYKQIMVDGFFHADPHPGNLMWWNDRIYILDFGMVGAVDANVREHLLLLLMALWKEDVDFLSDVTLMMTGSLDRSDLDIPLFKREIGEIMAKYRKAALVEMQIGPLLQEMSAIGFRHGVPLPASLTLAAKALAQVQLATANLDPKLDPYEVAGKFLMRVTVKRMGAALDPKTLLYQSQKLKVRAERVVEAIEHLIGARPGQKLVVNFRANSLEEIVRRTGRRLTLGLTAAASILASGFTATSATAAEWIPVTFGVVAGLLIVGLFLDLIWER
- a CDS encoding MBL fold metallo-hydrolase, which encodes MRLTILGSGTNVHPTRAAAGYLVRTDQHLVLDFGPRTLMNLIKTGVNRHRITHILFSHFHADHFSDFITFFFDAVIYAKYGGGHRPGMTLIGPKGTILLLRSIMQSFPSFSSAPFRVTFREVSGKPFMIGETRIVPKPVVHVPDLSSVAYRIEYRGKAIVYSGDTQYCDALVRLCADADLAVLDCSFPANRPGPAHLHAGQCGQVAKEAGVGQLVLSHFYPIADRYDVKAQAAELHGGKIWKGKDLLTLRV
- a CDS encoding AAA family ATPase; translated protein: MDDRVSAWLESLGLDCYREAFQQNAITWDVLSELKDDDLTSLGILLGHRKRLLRAIAQLSQSGEGDHAAALAIPTAHTIASPSSNRDQAERRQLTVMFCDLVGSTALARRLDPEDLQEIIKRFLDDCGQAIGRFNGYIAKYMGDGLLVYFGYPHAHEHDTERAVHAGLAILELVKACPPDHPSSQEPEIAVRVGIATGHVIVGEIIGQAAAKERSVFGETPNLAARLQGLAAPNQLVIDSVTKRLVGSEFECADHGTFSLKGFDTPVQVWRVLSSKPSTSRFESYRSGRLANFIGREQETALLLGRWRETVGGEGQVVLLCGEAGIGKSRLIRHLRDQLAQDHYEAIQSQCSPHHINTALYPVITYLRQAAGLASEDSIPTQLHKLDTLVVDRGLGDRVTVALLAELLSIRGDERHRLSNVSSDKRKDMTLEALVQYLQRLADRSPVLLIVEDAHWLDPTTLDLLTRVIDRIRQMRVLLLITFRPDFRPVWAEYSHVTFLTLSRFPRRQTAELIAAMTRGKMLPQEVQQAILAKTDGIPLYIEELTENLLETGLLAEGTDAFTLKAPLKEMVIPDSLQALLMERVDRLGPVKEIVQIGAAIGREFTYELLRGTVDVTDSQLNSALDLFVSSGLIRQEGEGSLSRYRFKHMLVQEAAYNTLPKKSRRLLHARIAKTLEEQFAERVQLEPELLAYHFEQAGLTRPAVTYWRLAAQRDADRSANVEALNHFNSALTLLNDLPEGTERDALELELLIARGAPMVTVKGYASQEIERNYLRARELSQESSGSEHRFLAVWGLWVFHLVRGPLATACDLAEHLLSLAKLEQNPDMLIRAHESVGSTYLFLGRFDEAKAHLLAAKSLYDPARHRSQPLPYTQDPGITARIMLARILWILGELDQVETLLIEAIAMARELEHPFTIAFTLATASWVYSTLHDTHRTLSLTEEAIELSTKYSFEVPLAWAMSCQGWALAEQGKEKGIERLVEGLSAARRAKASLNNTHTLALLAENHLRNQQIADGLLAIQQAQELAATQGELCWQAELLRLKGELLLAQSDQSIFAAEQCFSEALTIAQDQHARMLELRAATSMARLLRKLNKPDIAKRLLSSVRSRVGTQGANPDLLEAQTILDQLSVAP
- a CDS encoding ATP-binding cassette domain-containing protein codes for the protein MDRTIAINVSRLTKTYDSHKAVDDLSFQVYAGEIFGLLGPNGAGKSTTLRTLITLLHPTSGTATVMGYDTVRDADKVRTVIGYVPQERAIDRFLTGREHLQLLGALYHLTKEEAAKRIAELLKLVDLEAHADRAAKTYSGGMKRKLDIACGLLPDPKILFLDEPTLGLDVQSRLRIWEYIRMLKARGMTVVMTTNYLDEADQLCDRLAIIDGGKIKTLGSPVELKIALGGDIVSLTLKETDRIRSLESDLTGRPAIKTVRATAKGLDIRVESPEKALPTILESANRLGCGIEFIQYNRPRLDDVFIAHTGRRIQDEIQKEE
- a CDS encoding LON peptidase substrate-binding domain-containing protein, whose protein sequence is MQTDRERGPVDRNSSKYVEPFPIPERLPVFPLPNVVFFPRTYLPLHIFEPRYRQMIADVTMGGQCIAMALLKEGWEPDYYGNPAIYPALCIGRIVSVQPLPDGRSNILLQGLERCEISEEHFDKPYREATIRITPMCSNEGLAKGVRRALVDVLGRYLQAREDNAAWQGFFREEVSDEVLVNTLSTYLDCTPLEKQFLLEADGLHQRARRLNDLVQFMLHEPHGTKGLY
- a CDS encoding ABC transporter permease, translating into MKDYWQEISALTMRWVRRLSREKFSMLFTLVQPMLFWLIFFGNLFQRAADTEVMQAPNYISFLAAGVVVMTVLNNGLAGGVDLLFDKENGFLERLMSTPIHRTSVILSRFIFVMAITSMQVLVILGVAYLFGVQPATGLLGVATILLIGMMFGVGLTAISMAMAFSVKSHGDFFSVLGFLSLPMIFLSSALVPLTAMPGWMSFLAQFNPMTWAIDAVRPLILSGWTEALPHVGMVVLVMLVFDALCLYGGAKAFRRAMG